ATAACTCttcagcttttcttttcttgattatagGCACTCTGAAGGGTTTGAGATGGCTACTGGGTCCACGACCGAAGGTTGCAAGTGCGGATCTAACTGCACCTGTGACCCCTGCAACTGCTAATGACCCAGTGAGAAGCTTGCTTGCCTTAAAAAGAGAATGAGTTCTAGGTTTGCAGATATGATGGTGTGGTGTGTTTAGCTTTGTGTGAAGACTGGTAAGTTAAATAAGAGGCCATGGCTACAAATTACATGACGAGGTCCTCTCAGTAATAGTTGTTGCTGTGGCCATCTTGTGTTCGGATTGCCAAGCTACTGTGTATGATGTGCTTGTTATATTTGATGCTCTTGTTGATCTGAGTGGAAAAGTTGGAtccataaaaataatatttgtgTACTGTCTGGAACTTGCCATGTGAAAATTTGGCTCTGCTTGTATTGTACAATAAGGTGGTCTATGTTCTTATTGTTCCAAAACTTGCCTGGCCTGTGCCTTTAGACAGATTGATGGCTCTCTTCAAAAAATTCATGGTTAAACGATACACCATCATCATTCCGGTGAGTAAAGGCTAGTGTTAATGCTAAAATACTCTTCAGACATGGTAACAATCACATGATTTGCCAAGCAAACCCAGTCTGAATACATAGCAATAACTTAAAAACCTATATAACATGTTCATGGTGGACAACAATAATAGCAGCAGCAGCCATTAATTAAAAAGATCCAAAGGAGGAAAACAATAAACCTGACCACCATTGGCATTGACCCTAAAGGAGATTATCAACTCAGGCTCTCAGAATAATTCCTTAACTGATGAATGTTCTAACTTCTAGAAAGCAACTATGGTGTTGCCACACTTCAGTTTAGAACAAGCTGTTTTAGCTGGCTTCATTGTCAAAGAAATTGCTGAGCCTCTGTCAGATGGAAGCTGTAGCCACAATTCAGCAATCAGTACAAGTGGGTCGTTAGATCAGACCGGATGAATTGATATCTCCTCGAAACCTATTGCACAGCAAAGGTCTTGTTAATTAAAGATTCCTCTGGCTGCTCTTCTGAACATGTCATTCACCTGTAGAAAGAAAGGAGTAGGTCAgtggcatctctctctctctctctctctctagtttcTTTAAAAGTTATCTCAAAATATCTGGATCATAAAATGAAGAGGCATTTAATAAAAGACTTGACAATCTACCTGTTTGCAAGAGAGGCCTATCTTCTCCAAATCAGAGAGCTGTAATCatcattaatttatattttcagCACCAGCTTCAAGTCATGCGTTTCCATCTAACTTTTAAGGGTTTAGATTAGCTTACTGATTTCAAAGGTCTGGGTGTGTGCTCCCGCAGCTCGAGGATGTATTCCGCTCTTTTTTGACCAATACCCTGGTGATAGAGTATCCAGAATTAGCCTTTGCATATGATGAATTGGTTCTTCTTGATATATGATTAACAAACATCTCTTATTACCTTTAACTGCATAAGCTCCTCCCTGAGTTTGTAGAAAGCAGGAGAATTTCATACCAAGTCAGTTAACAATTTCGAATATGGTATACCATTAATGCACACAAAAACAAAATTAATCCTTCATTCCCCACTTCAAAAAGTTACTTTTTGAATGCAAACATATGCTAGAAGTTTAATATACAAAATAATTACAGAACAATATTCAACTTGACATTTGTAATAATCCTTAATAAGCAGGAGAATTTCATACCAAGTCAGTTAACAATTTCGAATATGGTATACCATTAATGCACACAAAAACAAAATTAATCCTTCATTCCCCACTTCAAAAAGTTACTTTTTGAATGCAAACATATCCTAGAAGTTTAATATACAAAATAATTACAGAACAATATTCAACTTGACATTTGTAATAAGACAGCATATAGCATGTTAAGGAAAAATACTACAGCATATCTGAGTTGTACATGTGTCAAACTTGAATGTTGTTTTACAGTTTGAGGTCCTTCCTGAATGATAAGAACATGATAACATGCTCATTGAAACTCGAGAGAAAACAATTTTCTTCATTTCCAAAACAAATAGTATAAACATCACTACAATCTGTAATTCGTGGCAAAACTTTTTCGTTGGCACTCGAGAGATCTCCATGATCCAAAGTATAATGACCTCATACCAGAGTTTAATAATTTCAATAATGTAGACTAACAAGCTTAAGAGAGAATTAGCACCATCAGTTGAACTGTAGATGCTTACATAAAGTTCTTGATTTCCACCAAGACTCTGTATCTACCAAAATCACTCCATTATCTGGTAATTAATGTTCTGCTCAAATATGTATTATCACATCTGTGTTCAAATCATACTGGATGGAAGGGATATTCTAACATGTTCCATTTCAttattcatttctttctttctcttcaatCTTGCTTTAAGGCGTAGGTTAAACAGAATGTAAACACAAAGGAGAAACAGAATATGAGAGAAGAAAATTCACCAGAAATCGACGATAAATAAGATACAGAAGATAGAATAGAAGATATGGAAAATAGATACAATTTCCAAGCTTCCCAACATCACTATCATGGATGCTCTCAAATCTGCTAAAGATAAACAAATATAATCATCACTTGTTGTTGTCTTTTGCTTTTCTGCTATTTATATCTTTCACCTGATTGATGGGCTTAAGTTGAATGAACCCATTCTAACATTATAGGTTGATTTTGTCCCTGTGAACCTAGGATTCCTAATCCCTCATAGTCACCCAAACATAGAGAAGAAAGTAACAGACCCAATCTTGCTTTGACTGATTAATGGATTCAACAAGTTCCAGATCAAAAACCATCAGTAACATTGAAACCCAATAatacttcaataattacttaatATTTTCACCAAGGAAGTTAATCTCCAAAAACATTTGCAAGCATTTTAGTCCAAACTTTTGATACGAACCAACCTCCTCTTACAAAATCCATATTATATTTtcctaaaggaaaaaaaagtctATGCTATTTAGGTCATATTATAACTTTTCCAGAAATATAATAGATATCTTTAAATTTCATATTAATCACATTATGCAGTTCTTAATTCCTTTTATCATGCTTCTACATAATCACCACTAAACTCTATACTAAACAGGAACTAGCAACTTTCATGGTCGAAGAATATAATACCACAAACAATTCGTCGATCAGAAATTACTTCAGAATGCAGATAGAAGGAAGCATGCAATGACAAATTTGCAAGAACTTTCCAGATGATGTAATCACATTGGGAGAGCAAAACTTACTTGCTAGCAATATTCAAGAATGCAAGATATTCTTGAAGAAGAGACTCCTGTGAATAGAAATGGCCTCATCAGTAACATAAAACGTGACtgccaactaaaggatgcaATTAAGTATCTAGGCAAACCTTCAAGTTAGAGCTCAGTGCATTGAATTTGTCAAGAGGGGTGCCAAAAATTCCAACTTCATCCTTCTCACAAGCTGATTTTGGAGTTTTTGGGTCTAACAAAATGAGACAAACACGATCATCGGATGATAGATGCTTGACTGGTCCTATGTTGGATGAAATTGGAGACAGAACTTTTCTAGGAGAATTCTGCAATTCTCTGATCCTTTCAGTGGTTGCTGGTGATCCCACATTATTTATAGAAGGAAGATGTAAATTCTCCTCGTTAAAAGGGGTTCCTGCACAAATAATGACATAAAAAACAACAACCTAGATCTAAGTTCCTCATTACAAACTAATAAATTTATATGACGTTACTGAATTTGACAGAACTAGATGATACCAGGTAGATCGAATGTCCTGAAAAACTTAGCATCATTGGTACTCTTCTCTCTCTTATCATCATTGGCTCCATTGAGGGACAATGGTACAGCCTACAAAAGAGTTTCACaatgaaattttaaatttatatgtTGTCTCTAACAAGACTTAAGATTTAAAACTTTACCTTAGATGGCTCTAACCGTTCGCCGTCATCTTGAGTTGCCATATATGTGTCAGAGTTCTCATATGCGTGAAGCGATGAACAATAATTTAGCAGACCATCATCATGTTCTTTAGAATAGCTAGCTCCGCATGAGTGTAAATTCTATTAAAAAATTCAGGAAAGAAATGATCATAATTCAAGGTACACCAAGGGAGAATTTACATTCACATATGATACacatttccattttttttttcaagtaagAATGTATAACGACAAACCTCAGATGTCTTTTCTTGATCCCTGTCGAGCAAAGCATGTGTACAACCTTGACAGATCTCATCCTTTAAAACGCATGAAGAGCTGTCAAGCCTGATGTCATGCTGGACTACTTCATCTACTTCAAATGGACCTATTTTCTGGTTAAGAAAcatatatatcaaatataacataaaaaggaaaaactgAAGTCTGAAGCGCATGAAGCATACTTCATAAGGGACCAAACTTACTTgcttcaagagtgatgcatcaTTTGCAGCAAGAACACTTGAAAATATGTTTCTCTGATGCAAAAATGAATGTAAATTAGTGAGAGCATTCATGTCTGTGAATAATGCGTCATCTGGTTGATGATGAGCATATACTTTCTTGGTAGTTGAAATAGGAGCCCCTGAATCAAATAGCTTCCTGTGAACAACACACCAAGTAAAACAAGACATACTGTAAGCAAATAGAGAGCATAAGAAAAGAAACTAGTAGGTAGATAAAAAGACTGAAAGAGAGACTGACCTATCAGTAGTCTTTACTTTCGCCGAAGACCGAACTGATCCTGGTTGCTTTAGATAGCGAATAGAGGTTGGAGTTTTGCCCAAAAACGGAGAACAAGAGCCATTCATTCTTTGAATTCTCTTGTTCTTGCCTTTAGATTCAAGCCAGGCTCGAAGCTTTGCCTCCATATCAACTTTCACCTTTGGAGTCTCCTTTTTGTTGGCAGAACCCACATAGTTTACAATCTGGCGAGAGCGAGCAGCCAAGCTGACGGTGTGGACAGCTTCTTGGTACGACGCCGGATTCTGCACCAAAAGATCCAGTAAAGCTTCAAGTGCACGTTGAAACAAAGCCATCAAAAAAGAATTCTAGCATAATATCTAAAATTCCTACGAGACAAGCGATCATCAGAGCATGACTCGTCCCTCCCAGTGAATCCTGCAGTATCCTTGTCAATTTGCTGTCTCGGTAGGGAATCCGTGGCTCGTTGTTGTTGAGAGCATATATGACGTTCGATAGAGCAAATAAAGACTGATTAATCTTTGCACTCTCTTGTAGGCGGATTCCTTCATTGCAGGttcttctgttatcttcatTACCTATAGAAGATTTAAAACGAAAATGTAAACAATAAAAATGCCGCTTGAGCATTAATTTCAGTAATCTAAAAAAATGGAAACAAAAGGCTCTCAAGAAGGCAAATACCTGCCAAATCTATGAGATTAAGCTTCCCCTTAACAGCACCGTTCGTAACAGCGATGGCAAGCACTGCATGGCTTCTGCTAGAAACATCATTAAGACCTGTGTGTGCTACTTTTCTCCTTTGGACACCGGTAGAAAAGACATCACAGAACTCATCCATCGAGTGCACGGGGGCCTTAAAATCATCGAAAAAAAGTAAGAacaagaaaattaatcaattttcaACTCAAAAAAAGGTGGACGGCTAGCTACGCGGCTGGCTGGAAGACCTTACCCAAGAAAGTCCCTTCATTTGAAGCCTTCCCTCCTTGTCATCGAGAGTCATGATCTCCTTCGCCTTAGGCTCTAACAAATCATAACACCGTTCCATGTAAATTTCATAGTACGCGATCTCCACGGAGCCTTGTGCGTTCTTGCACGAAGAGAGAATGGTTGACATGGCCAAGGGAATTAGGCCGGGTTCGTCCTTCGTCCCCTGCTTCGTCAACCAATCGAGTCATCATACCTCTAATAGAGAACAGAAGTGGAGAATGTCGTGGTATCAGGACTCGTATTTCTCGAATCAACTCACCTCCATTGTGTAGGTCTTTCCACTTCCTGTTGCCCCATAAGCAAAGACAGTAGCATGTAATCCTTGAAAGATTCCCGGGATCACAGTACTGACCTCCCTCTGGAAGATATGACCCACGCGGTCCTCTTGCCCAAAGAATGAATCTAAATTGTAGCACTCGTTTCGGCTGCATGCGGAGATCAAGATCAGAACTGGCAACCCCAGAACAAAGGAAAATGTAATTAACTTGCAAACTCTACAATTGAACAGGGGTGTCACCTTGTCCATTGGTCTTTGATGTGAACGGTGACTTCCTTACCGATACGATTATCCAGGTCGAGCAGAGTGATGCATGGGATCGGGCTCTTCTCCTTGGACGTGATCTCCGAAGGAAGAAAAGGACGCACTCGCAGCACAACTCTGACTTGGGATGAGAACGTATTTGACGAGACGTGTCCCATGGAAGATTGCGAATTTGCTGCTGGATTTGCCATCGCATAGAGAGAtctagaggaagaagagaagcagGGAGAACCAGAGGTGCGGGAGAAGGGGGCCGGGGTCGCAGGGTGGTTGACCGTTGGATCTTGAGGACCGTTGGCGGAGAGCGGTTTGAATTTGAACTAGGTCACGGTCTGGTGGACCGCGTGTCAGAATAGGGGCGAAGGGCAGGCAGGGGATACCACAGAGCGGGCAAAACGGGAAACTCGTGAAGTCGTAAAATGGATAAGGCCACGTAGAGGGTTTCGCATCGGTTGCGGTACGCCGAGCTAAATTTAAATTTCGAACTTCAAATTCTCACCGCAGAAAAAGGTAAAAGCTAGTGGATGGATCCGTCAGCTTTAATACAAGCACCATCAAATctaggggtggttctatatacaccccccagacaccccccaaaaattaaaaaaaaattaaatactctctacacccccccccatttgctaaggacacccctaaaaaattaaaaattcctaaattaccccccaccctccccaccccctcacctaaattgctctctacaccccccaaaccccccccaccccgctcttcccctccaaaacacctcgccaacgcccaaaacccccccgttcccccttctccctctcgtcgccggcattctcccgatctccgaccacctcgccggcttctcccggaaccacctcgccggcttctcccgaaatttttttttttcacggttcgtgctccgttcggcactggatcgccgaacaaaaggcttctgttcggctgaacagtgccggacagaagccttctgttcggcactgtgcagccgaacagatctgttcggttgagggttgccgaacagaaggcttctgttcggcactgttcagccgaacagaagccttttgttcggcgatccagtgccgaacggagcacgaaccgtgaaaaaaaaaaatttcgggaga
The Phoenix dactylifera cultivar Barhee BC4 chromosome 3, palm_55x_up_171113_PBpolish2nd_filt_p, whole genome shotgun sequence DNA segment above includes these coding regions:
- the LOC103716493 gene encoding kinesin-like protein KIN-10C → MANPAANSQSSMGHVSSNTFSSQVRVVLRVRPFLPSEITSKEKSPIPCITLLDLDNRIGKEVTVHIKDQWTSRNECYNLDSFFGQEDRVGHIFQREVSTVIPGIFQGLHATVFAYGATGSGKTYTMEGTKDEPGLIPLAMSTILSSCKNAQGSVEIAYYEIYMERCYDLLEPKAKEIMTLDDKEGRLQMKGLSWAPVHSMDEFCDVFSTGVQRRKVAHTGLNDVSSRSHAVLAIAVTNGAVKGKLNLIDLAGNEDNRRTCNEGIRLQESAKINQSLFALSNVIYALNNNEPRIPYRDSKLTRILQDSLGGTSHALMIACLNPASYQEAVHTVSLAARSRQIVNYVGSANKKETPKVKVDMEAKLRAWLESKGKNKRIQRMNGSCSPFLGKTPTSIRYLKQPGSVRSSAKVKTTDRKLFDSGAPISTTKKVYAHHQPDDALFTDMNALTNLHSFLHQRNIFSSVLAANDASLLKQKIGPFEVDEVVQHDIRLDSSSCVLKDEICQGCTHALLDRDQEKTSENLHSCGASYSKEHDDGLLNYCSSLHAYENSDTYMATQDDGERLEPSKAVPLSLNGANDDKREKSTNDAKFFRTFDLPGTPFNEENLHLPSINNVGSPATTERIRELQNSPRKVLSPISSNIGPVKHLSSDDRVCLILLDPKTPKSACEKDEVGIFGTPLDKFNALSSNLKESLLQEYLAFLNIASKEELMQLKGIGQKRAEYILELREHTPRPLKSLSDLEKIGLSCKQVNDMFRRAARGIFN